The Flavobacteriales bacterium genome includes a region encoding these proteins:
- a CDS encoding MarC family protein: MNNLDFNEILSASMVLFAVIDILGSVPIMLSLRQKLGHIQSEKATIAALALMITFLFAGKKILGILGVDVNSFAVAGSFVLFFLAMEMILGVKLYKEETPTSASIVPIAFPIIAGAGTLTSILSLRSEYAVQNIFAAIIINCILVYIVLKNTRTLENILGNGGINILRKVFGIVLLAIAVKLFTTNIKELF; the protein is encoded by the coding sequence ATGAATAATCTGGATTTCAACGAAATTCTATCTGCCTCCATGGTGCTTTTTGCGGTTATAGATATTTTGGGTAGCGTACCCATTATGCTGTCGCTTAGGCAAAAACTTGGGCATATACAATCAGAAAAAGCCACCATTGCCGCACTTGCTCTTATGATTACCTTTCTCTTTGCCGGCAAAAAAATATTGGGCATTTTGGGTGTGGATGTCAATAGTTTTGCGGTTGCAGGTTCGTTTGTATTGTTTTTTCTGGCCATGGAAATGATTTTGGGCGTAAAACTCTACAAAGAAGAAACGCCCACATCGGCCAGTATTGTGCCTATTGCTTTCCCAATCATTGCCGGAGCCGGAACACTTACCTCCATCCTATCCTTGCGTTCTGAATATGCCGTGCAAAACATATTTGCTGCCATCATTATCAATTGCATTTTGGTATATATCGTGCTTAAAAATACACGAACCCTCGAAAACATTTTGGGCAACGGAGGCATAAACATCCTACGAAAAGTATTTGGCATTGTGCTTTTGGCCATTGCCGTAAAACTATTTACCACAAATATTAAGGAGTTGTTTTAG
- the rnhA gene encoding ribonuclease HI: protein MITIYTDGSSIGNPGPGGYGVVLKKGDHRKEMSEGFRLTTNNRMELLAVIVALEALKKPNLNVTIYSDSKYVVDAIEKKWVYGWQRKGFDKKANPDLWRRFLKIYPQHNVKMMWVKGHAGIPENERCDQLATTAAAGNNLKVDEGYEGEKGLF, encoded by the coding sequence TTGATAACCATTTATACCGACGGTTCATCTATTGGCAATCCGGGTCCGGGGGGCTACGGCGTGGTGCTAAAAAAAGGCGACCACCGAAAAGAAATGTCGGAAGGCTTTAGACTTACCACCAACAACCGCATGGAGTTATTGGCCGTTATTGTGGCTTTAGAGGCTTTAAAAAAGCCAAACTTAAACGTTACTATTTACAGCGACTCAAAATATGTGGTGGATGCTATCGAAAAAAAATGGGTATATGGTTGGCAGAGAAAAGGTTTCGATAAAAAGGCCAACCCCGATTTATGGCGACGATTTCTAAAAATTTACCCTCAGCACAACGTAAAAATGATGTGGGTAAAAGGCCATGCAGGCATACCGGAAAACGAACGATGCGACCAACTGGCCACTACCGCCGCCGCCGGAAACAATTTAAAAGTGGACGAGGGGTATGAGGGAGAAAAAGGGTTGTTTTAG
- a CDS encoding sigma-70 family RNA polymerase sigma factor translates to MIAEKEIANYIKTHPEMGLKLAFDHFSDYCYNVCYRYVNQNELAEEMVMNCFTKAYQNFDKFEYQKEGSLKAWLKTIAINECLMALRKDKKMKEIMADDTEITDIGFQSNHLAYNDILKALNQLPIALKTVFNLFEIEGYSHKEIAQKLGCTEGNSKSSLSRAKSKLRQLLPIYGFN, encoded by the coding sequence GTGATAGCAGAAAAAGAAATAGCGAATTATATCAAAACACATCCAGAAATGGGTTTGAAGCTGGCCTTTGACCATTTTTCTGACTATTGCTACAATGTATGCTATCGCTATGTAAATCAAAATGAATTGGCAGAAGAAATGGTAATGAATTGTTTTACAAAGGCATATCAGAATTTCGACAAATTTGAATACCAAAAAGAAGGCAGCCTTAAAGCCTGGCTCAAAACCATTGCCATAAATGAATGCCTGATGGCCTTGAGAAAAGATAAAAAAATGAAAGAGATTATGGCAGACGATACTGAGATAACCGACATTGGGTTTCAGTCAAATCATTTGGCATACAATGATATTTTAAAGGCACTCAATCAATTGCCCATTGCCTTAAAAACCGTTTTTAATCTGTTTGAAATAGAAGGATATAGTCACAAAGAAATTGCACAAAAGCTGGGTTGCACTGAAGGAAATTCGAAATCGAGCTTGAGCCGAGCAAAATCAAAGTTGCGACAACTTTTGCCCATATATGGTTTTAATTAA
- a CDS encoding transposase — MSKKRRKFSSGFKAKVVIEALQERQTLQELASKYELHSTQIVSWKKEFLENASEVFESKSTKEKGSEDTEKLYNKIGHMQMQIDFLKKVLGK; from the coding sequence ATGAGCAAAAAGCGTAGAAAATTTAGTTCGGGATTTAAGGCCAAAGTGGTCATTGAAGCCCTTCAAGAACGTCAGACATTGCAAGAACTGGCCAGTAAGTATGAGCTGCATAGCACCCAGATTGTATCTTGGAAAAAGGAGTTTTTGGAGAATGCCTCGGAAGTATTTGAGTCAAAGTCGACCAAAGAAAAAGGGTCTGAAGACACCGAGAAATTGTACAACAAAATCGGTCATATGCAAATGCAGATTGATTTTTTAAAGAAAGTCTTGGGCAAATGA
- a CDS encoding IS3 family transposase: MSLTEKRQRAVQTRSRLPLMERCKLMGINRSGVYYKPKITSALNEQLMRTIDQCFMAHPYYGVARMTTYLKEDLGYQINEKRVRRLYRQMRLKTIYAKPKTTLRDKANCHYPYLLGGLKVEHPNHVWQTDITYIPMFRGHMFMAAIIDVYSRKIVGWSLSNTMTAQWCADLLTDTIKLHGKPHIHNSDQGSQYTSEIYLNILKQNNIQISMDGKGRATDNIYIERFWRSLKQEKIYLNPPNGGLELYQQINQYIQFYNTKRRHSSIGNLTPLQKYFNPNKSEKVNYKYL; encoded by the coding sequence ATGAGTTTGACAGAAAAACGGCAGCGAGCTGTACAAACGCGTTCAAGACTACCCTTAATGGAGCGTTGCAAATTAATGGGCATCAATAGATCTGGTGTTTATTACAAGCCCAAGATAACCAGTGCATTAAACGAGCAGTTGATGCGAACCATAGACCAATGTTTTATGGCACATCCATACTATGGTGTGGCTCGAATGACGACCTATCTCAAAGAAGACTTGGGTTATCAAATCAACGAAAAACGTGTTCGCAGACTATATCGTCAAATGCGTCTAAAAACCATTTATGCCAAGCCCAAAACCACCCTTAGAGACAAGGCAAACTGTCATTATCCCTATCTGCTTGGTGGACTCAAAGTAGAACACCCAAACCACGTTTGGCAAACAGATATAACGTATATTCCAATGTTTAGAGGCCATATGTTTATGGCAGCTATCATTGATGTGTATAGCAGAAAAATAGTGGGCTGGAGTCTGTCTAACACGATGACCGCACAGTGGTGTGCAGACTTGCTCACAGATACCATAAAACTACACGGAAAACCTCACATTCACAACTCCGATCAAGGCTCGCAATACACCAGCGAAATTTATCTAAACATTCTAAAACAAAACAACATACAAATCTCTATGGACGGCAAAGGAAGGGCTACAGACAACATTTACATCGAACGTTTTTGGCGTTCATTAAAGCAAGAAAAAATCTATCTAAACCCTCCCAACGGGGGCTTGGAATTATACCAACAAATCAACCAATACATCCAATTTTACAACACAAAAAGAAGGCATAGCTCTATAGGGAATTTAACCCCATTACAGAAATATTTTAACCCAAATAAATCAGAAAAAGTTAATTATAAGTACCTTTGA
- a CDS encoding TonB-dependent receptor plug domain-containing protein, which yields MKLKIYLFTLLLFGLLQAQAQKVTVSGFLKEEGSNESLLGVMVYTQDKPYGAITNDFGFYSITLPIGEYTFIYDYVGYNSKTFQLNLLKDTVLSVFLQSNSNQLAVATVNVTRNKASENVQMSTVDIPIKQIKDIPALFGEKDVLKVIQLMPGVQSGSEGQSGLYVRGGGPDQNLIILDGATVYNAQHLFGFFSLFNGDALRSVELIKGGFPARYGGRLSSVIDMNMKDGNKDHLTGEMGIGIISSRGVIEGPLAKGKGSFIVSGRRTYIDALTQPIILATNNGSTAGYYFYDLNAKLNYKLSDKDHIYLSGYFGRDKFYSSTKNSDNSKFKANFGWGNATTTFRWNHVLNNKMFVNTSAIYSTYDLLIAADEIDHDTTAFGLRYGSGIQDFSLKQDYDWYASTRHKIKFGFLATHHSFTPNATVVIGGFNDSTVKSTTSFKGVETGVYIEDEIKIGLKLTTLLGARLSTFSVGKTNYVKPEPRISAAYKLQKNLSAKASFANMNQYIHLLSNSGIGLPTDLWVPATEKVKPQSSWQAATGIARDFDSLNFTLTVEGYYKVMSNIIGYKEGASFLSVADAFNGGSSKVTWEDNVTNGNGKSYGTEVLFQRKTGKLTGWVGYTLSWTKLQFDSLNFGKEFYAKYDRRHDVSVVAQYKIKKNMTLSATWVYGTGNAITLPLSTYQLSHFQTFASYFNYWQSGTEYSERNAFRMKAYNRADIGLQITKQKKHGEQTWEFSVYNAYNQKNPFYYYAASEDNNDPSSKTVLKQISLFPILPSISWNYKFK from the coding sequence ATGAAATTAAAAATTTATCTATTTACGCTACTGCTCTTTGGCCTACTACAAGCACAAGCCCAAAAAGTTACGGTTTCAGGCTTTTTAAAAGAAGAAGGCAGTAATGAATCATTGCTCGGTGTGATGGTTTATACCCAAGATAAACCTTATGGAGCCATAACAAACGATTTTGGTTTTTATAGTATTACACTTCCTATTGGCGAATACACGTTTATCTACGACTATGTTGGCTACAATTCAAAAACATTTCAACTAAATCTTTTAAAAGATACTGTTTTGAGTGTCTTTTTGCAATCGAACAGCAACCAACTGGCTGTGGCCACCGTGAACGTAACCCGCAACAAAGCCAGCGAAAATGTGCAAATGAGTACCGTAGATATTCCGATAAAACAAATAAAAGACATACCGGCACTTTTTGGCGAAAAAGATGTTTTAAAAGTTATTCAGCTAATGCCCGGCGTGCAAAGTGGCAGCGAGGGGCAAAGTGGTCTTTATGTGCGTGGCGGAGGCCCCGACCAAAACTTAATTATTCTAGATGGTGCCACGGTGTACAATGCCCAACATTTGTTTGGGTTTTTCTCCCTTTTTAATGGTGATGCTTTGCGAAGTGTTGAACTGATAAAAGGTGGATTTCCGGCTCGATACGGTGGTAGGCTATCATCGGTTATTGACATGAATATGAAAGATGGCAATAAAGATCATTTGACAGGAGAAATGGGTATTGGCATTATTTCTTCCCGTGGTGTAATAGAAGGTCCATTGGCTAAAGGTAAAGGTTCATTCATTGTTTCCGGTAGAAGAACGTATATCGACGCATTGACCCAACCAATTATTTTGGCTACCAACAATGGAAGCACTGCCGGCTATTATTTTTATGACTTAAATGCAAAACTCAATTATAAATTATCAGACAAAGACCACATCTACTTGAGTGGATATTTTGGAAGAGACAAGTTTTATTCATCTACCAAAAACTCAGACAATTCAAAGTTTAAGGCAAATTTTGGTTGGGGAAATGCCACCACCACGTTCCGATGGAATCATGTATTGAATAACAAAATGTTTGTAAATACCTCGGCCATTTACAGCACCTACGATTTGCTCATAGCCGCTGACGAAATTGACCACGACACAACCGCTTTCGGACTAAGATATGGCTCTGGCATACAAGATTTTAGTTTAAAACAAGATTATGATTGGTATGCAAGCACCCGACATAAAATAAAATTTGGCTTTTTGGCAACGCATCACAGTTTTACACCAAATGCAACCGTAGTTATTGGTGGTTTTAATGACTCCACTGTAAAATCGACTACCTCTTTTAAAGGCGTTGAAACCGGGGTTTACATTGAAGATGAAATAAAGATTGGCCTTAAACTTACCACCCTATTGGGAGCCAGACTCAGCACTTTTTCTGTTGGAAAAACAAATTATGTAAAACCTGAACCTCGCATTTCGGCTGCATACAAATTGCAAAAAAATCTTTCGGCCAAAGCCTCTTTTGCCAATATGAATCAATACATCCACTTGCTTTCAAACAGTGGTATTGGTTTACCAACCGATTTGTGGGTTCCTGCCACTGAAAAGGTAAAACCCCAGAGCAGTTGGCAAGCGGCAACAGGTATTGCTCGAGATTTTGATTCGCTGAATTTTACATTGACCGTAGAAGGGTATTATAAAGTGATGTCCAACATTATTGGTTATAAAGAAGGTGCCTCGTTTTTGTCGGTGGCCGATGCTTTTAATGGAGGCTCATCAAAAGTAACTTGGGAGGATAATGTGACCAATGGTAACGGGAAAAGCTATGGTACAGAAGTGTTGTTTCAACGCAAAACCGGCAAACTAACCGGATGGGTGGGCTACACATTAAGTTGGACAAAACTTCAGTTTGACTCACTTAATTTTGGAAAAGAATTTTATGCCAAATATGACCGCCGGCACGATGTATCTGTGGTGGCTCAATATAAAATTAAGAAGAATATGACCCTTTCGGCTACATGGGTATATGGCACGGGTAATGCAATAACATTGCCCCTAAGCACCTATCAGTTGAGTCATTTTCAAACATTTGCCTCTTATTTTAATTATTGGCAAAGTGGCACCGAATACAGCGAGCGAAATGCCTTCAGAATGAAAGCATACAACCGAGCCGATATTGGATTGCAAATTACCAAGCAAAAAAAACATGGTGAGCAAACCTGGGAGTTCAGCGTTTACAATGCGTACAACCAAAAAAATCCATTTTATTATTATGCAGCTTCTGAAGATAATAACGACCCAAGCAGTAAAACCGTTTTAAAACAAATTAGTCTATTCCCCATTCTTCCATCTATTTCTTGGAACTATAAATTTAAGTAA
- a CDS encoding bifunctional 3,4-dihydroxy-2-butanone-4-phosphate synthase/GTP cyclohydrolase II has protein sequence MEDIKLDTIESAIADIKAGKIVIVVDDEDRENEGDFVAAAECVTPEMINFMAKEGRGLICVPLTEERCQELNLELMVGKNTAQFETPFTVSVDLIGHGTSTGISASDRAKTVQALVNPNTNPNELGKPGHIFPLKAKTAGVLRRVGHTEASIDLARLAGYSPAGCIVEIMNEDGTMARLPDLVKVAKKFDMKLVSIADLIEYRLKHESLIERQIDIHLPTDFGDFNLVAYKQITTDQDHLALVKGEWTEDEPVLVRVHSSCVTGDIFGSCRCDCGEQLQKAMQKIEEEGKGVIVYMNQEGRGIGLLNKLKAYKLQEQGLDTVEANLELGFKMDERDYGVGAQILRDLGVRKIRLMSNNPRKRNGLHGYGLEIVENVPLKVKPNPHNKFYLETKKEKLGHELS, from the coding sequence ATGGAAGACATAAAACTTGATACAATTGAATCGGCTATTGCCGACATAAAAGCAGGTAAAATTGTTATTGTGGTGGACGATGAAGACCGCGAAAATGAAGGCGATTTTGTGGCCGCAGCCGAATGTGTAACTCCCGAAATGATTAACTTTATGGCCAAAGAAGGCCGCGGATTAATCTGCGTTCCGCTCACAGAAGAGCGTTGTCAAGAACTAAATCTCGAACTTATGGTGGGCAAAAACACTGCTCAATTCGAAACACCGTTTACCGTTTCGGTTGATTTGATTGGTCACGGAACCAGCACCGGAATTTCGGCCAGTGATAGAGCAAAAACAGTGCAGGCATTGGTTAATCCAAATACAAATCCTAATGAATTAGGAAAACCTGGACACATTTTTCCTCTAAAAGCAAAAACCGCTGGGGTGTTGCGAAGAGTAGGCCACACCGAGGCTTCCATAGATTTGGCGAGATTGGCTGGATATAGTCCCGCTGGATGTATTGTGGAAATTATGAACGAAGACGGCACCATGGCTCGATTGCCGGATTTGGTAAAAGTGGCCAAAAAATTTGATATGAAATTGGTGTCTATCGCCGATTTGATTGAATACCGATTAAAACACGAAAGCCTGATAGAGCGGCAGATAGATATTCATTTGCCAACCGATTTTGGCGATTTTAATTTGGTGGCTTACAAACAAATTACTACCGACCAAGATCATTTGGCTCTTGTAAAAGGCGAATGGACAGAAGACGAACCCGTTTTGGTGCGTGTACATTCGAGCTGCGTTACGGGAGATATTTTTGGTTCGTGTCGTTGCGATTGTGGTGAACAATTGCAAAAAGCCATGCAAAAAATTGAGGAAGAAGGAAAAGGGGTAATTGTGTATATGAATCAGGAGGGGAGGGGCATAGGGCTGCTCAACAAATTGAAAGCCTACAAACTTCAAGAGCAAGGTTTAGATACTGTGGAAGCCAACCTCGAATTAGGTTTTAAAATGGATGAGCGGGATTATGGCGTAGGGGCTCAAATTTTGAGAGATTTGGGTGTTCGGAAAATTCGGTTAATGAGCAACAATCCTCGCAAAAGAAATGGTTTGCACGGCTACGGGTTAGAGATTGTGGAGAATGTTCCTTTAAAGGTAAAACCCAACCCCCACAACAAATTTTATCTCGAAACCAAAAAAGAAAAATTAGGCCACGAACTGAGTTGA